A single Lolium perenne isolate Kyuss_39 chromosome 6, Kyuss_2.0, whole genome shotgun sequence DNA region contains:
- the LOC127334526 gene encoding protein PSK SIMULATOR 1 isoform X1, whose product MGGVCSAGITGDRSPVELSFRAFSGFVVDQEFKAFSVPAGKAHGKNKTTPIEEADGLSFSEKGSPPSTSGQARRSVSNDSHLTRAPSEKHKAAKPRLSTSGKVSDRASVFGRASTSAVQVLDTLSSGMSSLSTGGGGFASGPPTKGNRVSILAFEVANTIVKGMSLMQSMSKENLKYLKETVLRSQAVQRLVSSDVDELMRIAAADKRQELRVFSREVVRFGNRCKDPQWHNLDRYFSKLESEIVPQPNLKETAKAEMQQLMTLVRHTADLYHELHALDRFEQDYRRKLEEEKQSVVFERGDTVQIIRQELKSQRKHVQNLKKKSLWNKILDDVMEKLVEIVHCLHVEIQDAFGPSDVAARLDESSESHQTLGSAGLSLHYANIISQIDNIVSRSSVPPQSTRDTLYQGLPPNVKSALRTRLQTCPEPQEVPITQTRSSLEKTLQWIVPVASNTARAHHGFGWVGEWANTGRNDLMRRTPGHPEVLKIETLHHADKAKAEACILELVVWLHRLISYNNGSSLAGPGGRSPVRSPPSSTAPRPPPSKPALLTREDREMLQEVYMRRQRAAPGKSKSQELTSTTAATRRSSAVAALNKDDRLSKSSNHSLFLLARRPHAVAPVAVGFDIDGIEARGVIGRADVQKQS is encoded by the exons ATGGGCGGCGTCTGCTCGGCGGGGATCACCGGTGACAGGTCGCCGGTGGAGCTCTCCTTCAGGGCCTTCTCTGGGTTCGTGGTGGACCAGGAGTTCAAGGCCTTCTCAGTGCCGGCCGGCAAAGCGCATGGCAAGAACAAGACCACGCCGATCGAGGAGGCCGACGGGTTGAGCTTCTCCGAGAAGGGCTCGCCCCCGTCTACCAGCGGCCAGGCTCGCCGATCGGTTTCCAACGATTCGCACCTGACCCGTGCCCCATCGGAGAAGCACAAGGCCGCGAAGCCCAGGCTGAGCACCTCCGGCAAG GTTTCAGACAGAGCGTCAGTGTTTGGTAGAGCGAGTACCTCAGCGGTGCAGGTTCTCGACACACTGAGCAGCGGCATGTCAAGCTTGAGCACCGGAGGAGGTGGGTTCGCGTCCGGGCCACCCACGAAGGGGAACCGTGTGTCGATCCTCGCATTCGAGGTCGCCAACACAATAGTGAAGGGCATGAGCCTCATGCAGTCCATGTCCAAAGAGAACCTCAAGTATCTGAAGGAGACGGTGCTCCGATCACAAGCTGTACAGCGTCTAGTCTCGAGCGACGTGGATGAGCTGATGAGGATCGCTGCAGCCGACAAGAG GCAAGAGCTGAGAGTGTTCTCGCGAGAGGTGGTCAGGTTTGGTAACCGTTGCAAGGATCCCCAGTGGCACAATCTTGATCGCTACTTTTCCAA GCTAGAATCCGAAATTGTACCCCAGCCAAACttaaaagaaacagcaaaagcaGAGATGCAGCAGCTGATGACCCTTGTTAGGCACACGGCT GATCTCTACCATGAATTGCACGCATTAGATAGGTTCGAGCAAGATTATCGCCGTAAATTGGAGGAGGAGAAACAGTCAGTTGTATTTGAACGAG GGGACACTGTTCAGATTATAAGACAAGAATTGAAGAGCCAAAGGAAGCATGTACAGAACTTGAAGAAAAAATCTCTTTGGAATAAGATACTCGACGAT GTCATGGAGAAGCTTGTAGAAATTGTTCATTGCTTACATGTTGAGATTCAAGATGCTTTTGGGCCTAGTG ATGTAGCTGCACGACTGGATGAATCTTCCGAGAGCCATCAGACATTAGGATCAGCTGGCCTGTCGCTGCactatgcaaatatcatttcgcaGATTGATAACATC GTTTCCCGGAGCTCTGTTCCCCCGCAAAGTACACGAGACACACTGtaccaagggctgcctccaaatgTCAAGTCTGCTCTTCGAACGCGATTGCAAACATGCCCAGAGCCTCAAGAG GTTCCAATCACCCAGACCAGATCCTCCTTGGAGAAAACGTTGCAATGGATCGTCCCTGTCGCCAGTAACACGGCTAG AGCACACCATGGATTCGGATGGGTCGGCGAATGGGCAAACACAGG TAGGAATGATCTGATGCGGAGGACACCCGGCCACCCCGAGGTGCTCAAGATCGAGACGCTTCACCACGCGGACAAGGCCAAGGCGGAGGCGTGCATCCTGGAGTTGGTGGTGTGGCTCCACCGCCTCATCAGCTACAACAATGGCAGCAGCCTGGCCGGCCCAGGAGGCAGATCCCCCGTCCGCTCTCCGCCGTCCTCCACGGCGCCCAGGCCGCCGCCCAGCAAGCCGGCACTGCTCACGAGGGAGGACCGGGAGATGCTGCAGGAGGTGTACATGCGGCGGCAGCGGGCGGCTCCCGGGAAGAGCAAGAGTCAGGAGCTCACGTCGACGACGGCCGCCACCCGCAGGtcgtcggcggtggcggcgctgaaCAAGGACGACAGGCTGAGCAAGAGCAgcaaccactctctgttcctcctgGCGAGGCGGCCACACGCCGTGGCGCCCGTCGCCGTCGGCTTCGACATCGATGGCATCGAGGCGCGGGGCGTCATCGGCAGAGCGGACGTCCAGAAACAATCGTGA
- the LOC127334526 gene encoding protein PSK SIMULATOR 1 isoform X2, whose amino-acid sequence MGGVCSAGITGDRSPVELSFRAFSGFVVDQEFKAFSVPAGKAHGKNKTTPIEEADGLSFSEKGSPPSTSGQARRSVSNDSHLTRAPSEKHKAAKPRLSTSGKVSDRASVFGRASTSAVQVLDTLSSGMSSLSTGGGGFASGPPTKGNRVSILAFEVANTIVKGMSLMQSMSKENLKYLKETVLRSQAVQRLVSSDVDELMRIAAADKRQELRVFSREVVRFGNRCKDPQWHNLDRYFSKLESEIVPQPNLKETAKAEMQQLMTLVRHTADLYHELHALDRFEQDYRRKLEEEKQSVVFERGDTVQIIRQELKSQRKHVQNLKKKSLWNKILDDVMEKLVEIVHCLHVEIQDAFGPSDVAARLDESSESHQTLGSAGLSLHYANIISQIDNIVSRSSVPPQSTRDTLYQGLPPNVKSALRTRLQTCPEPQEVPITQTRSSLEKTLQWIVPVASNTARAHHGFGWVGEWANTGNDLMRRTPGHPEVLKIETLHHADKAKAEACILELVVWLHRLISYNNGSSLAGPGGRSPVRSPPSSTAPRPPPSKPALLTREDREMLQEVYMRRQRAAPGKSKSQELTSTTAATRRSSAVAALNKDDRLSKSSNHSLFLLARRPHAVAPVAVGFDIDGIEARGVIGRADVQKQS is encoded by the exons ATGGGCGGCGTCTGCTCGGCGGGGATCACCGGTGACAGGTCGCCGGTGGAGCTCTCCTTCAGGGCCTTCTCTGGGTTCGTGGTGGACCAGGAGTTCAAGGCCTTCTCAGTGCCGGCCGGCAAAGCGCATGGCAAGAACAAGACCACGCCGATCGAGGAGGCCGACGGGTTGAGCTTCTCCGAGAAGGGCTCGCCCCCGTCTACCAGCGGCCAGGCTCGCCGATCGGTTTCCAACGATTCGCACCTGACCCGTGCCCCATCGGAGAAGCACAAGGCCGCGAAGCCCAGGCTGAGCACCTCCGGCAAG GTTTCAGACAGAGCGTCAGTGTTTGGTAGAGCGAGTACCTCAGCGGTGCAGGTTCTCGACACACTGAGCAGCGGCATGTCAAGCTTGAGCACCGGAGGAGGTGGGTTCGCGTCCGGGCCACCCACGAAGGGGAACCGTGTGTCGATCCTCGCATTCGAGGTCGCCAACACAATAGTGAAGGGCATGAGCCTCATGCAGTCCATGTCCAAAGAGAACCTCAAGTATCTGAAGGAGACGGTGCTCCGATCACAAGCTGTACAGCGTCTAGTCTCGAGCGACGTGGATGAGCTGATGAGGATCGCTGCAGCCGACAAGAG GCAAGAGCTGAGAGTGTTCTCGCGAGAGGTGGTCAGGTTTGGTAACCGTTGCAAGGATCCCCAGTGGCACAATCTTGATCGCTACTTTTCCAA GCTAGAATCCGAAATTGTACCCCAGCCAAACttaaaagaaacagcaaaagcaGAGATGCAGCAGCTGATGACCCTTGTTAGGCACACGGCT GATCTCTACCATGAATTGCACGCATTAGATAGGTTCGAGCAAGATTATCGCCGTAAATTGGAGGAGGAGAAACAGTCAGTTGTATTTGAACGAG GGGACACTGTTCAGATTATAAGACAAGAATTGAAGAGCCAAAGGAAGCATGTACAGAACTTGAAGAAAAAATCTCTTTGGAATAAGATACTCGACGAT GTCATGGAGAAGCTTGTAGAAATTGTTCATTGCTTACATGTTGAGATTCAAGATGCTTTTGGGCCTAGTG ATGTAGCTGCACGACTGGATGAATCTTCCGAGAGCCATCAGACATTAGGATCAGCTGGCCTGTCGCTGCactatgcaaatatcatttcgcaGATTGATAACATC GTTTCCCGGAGCTCTGTTCCCCCGCAAAGTACACGAGACACACTGtaccaagggctgcctccaaatgTCAAGTCTGCTCTTCGAACGCGATTGCAAACATGCCCAGAGCCTCAAGAG GTTCCAATCACCCAGACCAGATCCTCCTTGGAGAAAACGTTGCAATGGATCGTCCCTGTCGCCAGTAACACGGCTAG AGCACACCATGGATTCGGATGGGTCGGCGAATGGGCAAACACAGG GAATGATCTGATGCGGAGGACACCCGGCCACCCCGAGGTGCTCAAGATCGAGACGCTTCACCACGCGGACAAGGCCAAGGCGGAGGCGTGCATCCTGGAGTTGGTGGTGTGGCTCCACCGCCTCATCAGCTACAACAATGGCAGCAGCCTGGCCGGCCCAGGAGGCAGATCCCCCGTCCGCTCTCCGCCGTCCTCCACGGCGCCCAGGCCGCCGCCCAGCAAGCCGGCACTGCTCACGAGGGAGGACCGGGAGATGCTGCAGGAGGTGTACATGCGGCGGCAGCGGGCGGCTCCCGGGAAGAGCAAGAGTCAGGAGCTCACGTCGACGACGGCCGCCACCCGCAGGtcgtcggcggtggcggcgctgaaCAAGGACGACAGGCTGAGCAAGAGCAgcaaccactctctgttcctcctgGCGAGGCGGCCACACGCCGTGGCGCCCGTCGCCGTCGGCTTCGACATCGATGGCATCGAGGCGCGGGGCGTCATCGGCAGAGCGGACGTCCAGAAACAATCGTGA